One genomic window of Halolamina sediminis includes the following:
- a CDS encoding DHH family phosphoesterase, whose translation MDDELIETSELSLHRRSLLPGKGFFYPDSLAEDRTEERIAEAVDGAETVVITDSDADGLGCVALIREARDAALDVAPFEEALAEEMADEEPDDVDDEKGEDEPEPHERSTVALVASGPGDIEESLELVAEYIEEGTDLFVCDICPDSYEYIADDLETLVDRCGEVRWFDHHQWDEELEASVRDAGVDLVIGDSEEECTTDVTLRSLDYAFDERYAELAEVTRDHDLWLKEDERSDDLADYAYWSGPEEYATVVGEYGAALPETVLDYVEHRRVEKERRIEAAVSRANERQIGDWTVGFTYGRCSQNEVAETLREQGCDAAVIVKPSGSASIRGSEGFERCHEVAGQVNGGGHPKAAGCKPDIYDDMLDMAQHWTTEGQAARTVIRRAFETLAEE comes from the coding sequence ATGGACGACGAACTCATCGAGACGAGCGAGCTCTCGCTGCACCGACGCTCGCTGCTGCCCGGGAAGGGCTTTTTTTACCCGGACTCGCTGGCGGAGGACCGAACCGAGGAGCGGATCGCCGAGGCCGTCGACGGCGCCGAGACGGTCGTGATCACCGACTCCGACGCCGACGGGCTGGGCTGTGTCGCGCTGATCCGGGAAGCCCGCGACGCTGCGCTCGACGTGGCCCCCTTCGAGGAGGCGCTGGCCGAGGAGATGGCCGACGAGGAGCCGGACGACGTGGACGACGAGAAGGGCGAGGACGAGCCGGAGCCCCACGAGCGCTCGACGGTCGCGCTGGTCGCGTCCGGCCCGGGCGACATCGAAGAGTCCCTCGAACTGGTCGCGGAGTACATCGAAGAAGGGACGGATCTGTTCGTCTGTGACATCTGCCCGGACAGCTACGAGTACATCGCCGACGACCTCGAGACGCTGGTCGACCGCTGCGGCGAGGTGCGGTGGTTCGACCACCATCAGTGGGACGAAGAGCTGGAGGCGAGCGTCCGCGACGCCGGCGTCGATCTCGTGATCGGCGACAGCGAGGAGGAGTGCACGACCGACGTGACGCTGCGCTCGCTCGACTACGCGTTCGACGAGCGCTACGCCGAACTCGCCGAAGTCACCCGGGACCACGACCTCTGGCTCAAGGAGGACGAGCGCAGCGACGACCTCGCGGACTACGCCTACTGGAGCGGCCCGGAGGAGTACGCGACGGTCGTCGGCGAGTACGGTGCTGCGCTGCCGGAGACAGTACTCGACTACGTGGAACACCGCCGCGTGGAGAAGGAGCGCCGTATCGAGGCCGCGGTCTCGCGAGCGAACGAGCGACAGATCGGCGACTGGACGGTCGGCTTCACGTACGGTCGCTGCTCGCAGAACGAGGTCGCCGAGACGCTGCGGGAGCAGGGCTGTGACGCCGCGGTGATCGTCAAACCCTCCGGCAGCGCGAGCATCCGGGGGTCGGAGGGGTTCGAGCGCTGCCACGAGGTCGCCGGGCAGGTCAACGGGGGCGGCCACCCGAAAGCCGCGGGCTGTAAGCCGGACATCTACGACGACATGCTCGATATGGCCCAGCACTGGACGACCGAGGGGCAGGCCGCGCGGACGGTGATTCGACGGGCGTTCGAGACGTTAGCCGAGGAGTGA
- the infB gene encoding translation initiation factor IF-2 encodes MPDANSDTDADAATDPGSLRTPIVAVLGHVDHGKTSLLDKVRGSAVSEGEAGAITQHIGATAVPLDTVSSMAGDLVMADDFDLPGLLFIDTPGHHSFSTLRARGGALADIAVLVVDVNDGFQPQTEEALDILQRTGTPFVVAANKIDTTPGWNPQADAPVQETYESQTDRARQRLDENLYEIIGELSDAGFSADLYWRVQNFQGNIGVVPVSAMTGEGIPDLLAVLMGLSQRYMKTEMEIDLQGPGKGTVLEVKDEKGFGATLDVVLYDGTIQEGDRIVVGGVESPIVTEVRALLRPKALSEIRTEAEFERLDSVQAASGVKVAAPDLDDAMAGAPVRVVRGRPLEDVIAEVEAELSEIEVDTQDEGVVVKADTLGSLEAMANALREAEIPILRAEVGDVAPRDVAVASTANEAENRVILGFNVDVLPDAERELDQQGVKLFNHDVIYQLVEDYEQFVEERQREQQETVLDKIHRPARFRILEDHTFRQNDPAVVGVEILSGTIENNRRVAKFDDGESTRVGELSGMQEQGEDVDEARAGSRVSVAIDGPTVGRDIEEGDELWIDLPEKHAKILEQELKEEIPADEREALNAYLEKMRKRDPFWGK; translated from the coding sequence ATGCCCGACGCCAACTCTGACACTGACGCGGACGCTGCTACTGACCCCGGATCGCTCCGGACGCCCATCGTCGCCGTGCTCGGCCACGTCGACCACGGGAAGACGAGCCTGCTCGACAAGGTGCGGGGCTCGGCCGTCAGCGAGGGCGAGGCCGGCGCTATCACCCAACACATCGGCGCCACCGCCGTCCCGCTCGATACGGTGTCGTCGATGGCCGGCGACCTCGTGATGGCCGACGACTTCGACCTGCCCGGGCTGCTGTTCATCGACACCCCCGGCCACCACTCGTTCTCGACGCTGCGGGCCCGCGGCGGCGCGCTCGCGGACATCGCGGTCCTCGTCGTCGACGTGAACGACGGCTTCCAGCCCCAGACGGAGGAGGCGCTGGACATCCTCCAGCGCACCGGCACCCCATTCGTCGTCGCGGCGAACAAGATCGACACGACGCCGGGCTGGAACCCACAGGCCGACGCGCCCGTTCAGGAGACCTACGAGAGTCAGACCGACCGCGCTCGCCAGCGGCTCGACGAGAACCTCTACGAGATCATCGGCGAACTCTCCGACGCCGGCTTCTCGGCGGACCTCTACTGGCGCGTCCAGAACTTCCAAGGAAACATCGGTGTCGTCCCCGTCTCCGCGATGACCGGCGAGGGGATCCCCGACCTGCTCGCGGTGCTGATGGGGCTCTCCCAGCGCTACATGAAGACGGAGATGGAGATCGACCTCCAGGGCCCGGGGAAGGGGACTGTGCTCGAAGTCAAAGACGAGAAGGGGTTCGGCGCCACGCTGGACGTAGTGCTGTACGACGGGACGATCCAAGAGGGCGACCGCATCGTCGTCGGCGGTGTCGAGAGCCCGATCGTCACGGAGGTCCGTGCGCTGCTACGCCCGAAGGCGCTCTCGGAGATCCGCACGGAGGCGGAGTTCGAGCGCCTCGACTCGGTGCAGGCGGCCTCCGGTGTGAAGGTCGCGGCGCCCGACCTCGACGACGCGATGGCCGGCGCGCCGGTCCGGGTGGTCCGCGGCCGACCGCTGGAGGACGTGATCGCCGAAGTCGAGGCGGAGCTCTCCGAGATCGAGGTCGACACGCAGGACGAGGGCGTCGTGGTGAAGGCGGACACGCTCGGCAGTCTGGAGGCGATGGCCAACGCGCTGCGGGAGGCGGAGATCCCGATCCTCCGTGCGGAGGTCGGCGACGTGGCGCCGCGTGACGTGGCAGTCGCGAGCACCGCCAACGAGGCCGAGAACCGCGTGATCCTCGGCTTCAACGTCGACGTGCTGCCCGACGCCGAGCGCGAACTCGATCAGCAGGGCGTGAAGCTGTTCAACCACGACGTGATCTATCAGCTCGTCGAGGACTACGAGCAGTTCGTCGAGGAGCGCCAGCGCGAGCAGCAGGAGACGGTGCTCGACAAGATCCACCGCCCCGCGCGGTTCCGGATTCTGGAGGACCACACGTTCCGCCAGAACGACCCCGCGGTCGTCGGCGTCGAGATCCTCTCGGGGACGATCGAGAACAACCGCCGCGTGGCGAAGTTCGACGACGGCGAGTCGACCCGGGTGGGCGAGCTCTCCGGGATGCAGGAGCAGGGCGAGGACGTGGACGAAGCCCGCGCGGGCAGCCGCGTCAGCGTCGCGATCGACGGGCCGACAGTGGGTCGGGACATCGAGGAGGGCGACGAGCTCTGGATCGACCTGCCCGAGAAGCACGCGAAGATCTTGGAGCAGGAGCTCAAAGAGGAGATTCCGGCCGACGAGCGCGAGGCGCTGAACGCGTATCTGGAGAAGATGCGGAAGCGCGATCCGTTCTGGGGGAAGTGA
- a CDS encoding universal stress protein — protein MFDTLVIATDGSESVQRAVDVALDFAERFDADVYALFVVDEGQIESSPANVREQLRAGLEDDGENAVAEVATRAESSVTTAVREGRPAATISDYAREVDADIVATGTRGRHGENRYLIGGVAESVVRRCPVPVLTVRQLEGGADGETNPPAA, from the coding sequence ATGTTCGACACCTTGGTCATCGCCACCGACGGCTCCGAGAGCGTCCAGCGGGCGGTCGACGTGGCGCTCGACTTCGCCGAGCGGTTCGACGCCGACGTGTACGCGCTGTTCGTCGTCGACGAGGGGCAGATCGAGTCCTCGCCGGCGAACGTCCGCGAGCAGCTCCGCGCCGGACTGGAGGACGACGGCGAGAACGCCGTCGCCGAGGTCGCGACCCGCGCCGAGAGCAGCGTGACCACCGCGGTCCGGGAGGGCCGCCCGGCCGCGACCATCTCCGACTACGCCCGCGAGGTCGACGCCGACATTGTCGCGACCGGCACCCGGGGGCGCCACGGCGAGAACCGCTACCTGATCGGCGGCGTCGCCGAGAGCGTCGTGCGGCGCTGCCCCGTCCCCGTTCTGACCGTCCGGCAACTGGAAGGCGGAGCCGACGGCGAGACGAACCCCCCGGCTGCGTAG
- a CDS encoding DUF726 domain-containing protein has translation MVTTRDRLDAADPTERVGSWEFEAADAVFLYVHGLGADAESARDQAYTVRLGLAAAMGAGAEPDPDAPPVVGYSWASNADWGPAKRTADANAAPLADWLTAWTEDDGRPIHLFAHSLGARVTGAALRELADRGRTDALASVSLFGGAIPNDSVAADGRYGSAIAAVDAPVFNFHSRNDRVLGWVYRASDGTRAVGHGGLEASASAPAGYADIDVTDLVADHYSYIHPENGSLPRAVDRIGIE, from the coding sequence ATGGTGACGACGCGAGATCGGCTCGACGCCGCGGACCCGACGGAGCGAGTGGGGTCGTGGGAGTTCGAGGCGGCCGACGCGGTGTTCCTGTACGTCCACGGGCTCGGCGCGGACGCCGAGTCGGCCCGCGATCAGGCCTACACCGTCCGGTTGGGGCTCGCGGCGGCGATGGGAGCCGGCGCGGAACCGGACCCCGATGCCCCGCCGGTGGTCGGCTACTCGTGGGCGTCGAATGCTGATTGGGGACCGGCCAAGCGGACCGCCGACGCCAACGCCGCCCCGCTCGCCGATTGGCTGACGGCGTGGACGGAGGACGACGGGCGACCGATCCACCTGTTCGCCCACTCGCTCGGCGCCCGCGTGACGGGGGCGGCGCTCCGCGAACTCGCCGACCGTGGGCGAACGGACGCCCTCGCCTCGGTGTCGCTGTTCGGCGGGGCGATCCCGAACGACAGCGTCGCGGCCGACGGGCGGTACGGCTCGGCGATCGCGGCGGTCGACGCCCCCGTCTTCAACTTCCACAGTCGGAACGACCGCGTCCTTGGGTGGGTGTACCGCGCCTCGGACGGGACCCGCGCAGTCGGCCACGGCGGCCTCGAGGCGTCAGCGAGCGCGCCCGCGGGCTACGCGGACATCGACGTCACCGATCTGGTGGCGGACCACTACTCGTACATCCACCCGGAGAACGGCAGTCTGCCGCGGGCTGTCGATCGGATCGGTATCGAGTGA
- a CDS encoding CPBP family intramembrane glutamic endopeptidase produces the protein MSQSSAEGSRLLRIGQAITLFVAGVLGLGLGSSLWIGAASTLGVAEGTTAYQIVGTAVRYLGFVAPVALFVVAEGDRTLLSGGVPDRREAAIAVGAIVALYVGQYVLLSAFSQIGVAPSQNPALDPETHAPAYFLWMVPVSLLVVGPAEELLVRGGLQGVLRRSWGPWPSIVGASALFGSLHYIGGGSGALAYVAFSFLLGILLGSLYERTGNLLVPAIAHGGYNAVLYAIQYWQVA, from the coding sequence ATGAGCCAGTCGTCGGCCGAGGGGTCTCGGCTACTTCGGATCGGGCAGGCGATCACGCTGTTCGTCGCGGGGGTGCTCGGCCTCGGCCTCGGCAGCTCGCTGTGGATCGGCGCCGCGTCGACGCTGGGGGTCGCCGAGGGGACGACGGCGTACCAGATCGTCGGCACCGCCGTCCGGTATCTCGGCTTCGTCGCCCCGGTCGCGCTGTTCGTCGTCGCCGAGGGGGACCGGACGCTGCTCTCCGGGGGCGTGCCGGATCGCCGGGAGGCCGCGATCGCGGTCGGCGCTATCGTCGCGCTCTACGTCGGCCAGTACGTCCTGCTCTCGGCGTTCTCACAGATCGGCGTGGCGCCCTCACAGAACCCCGCGCTGGACCCGGAGACCCACGCGCCGGCGTACTTCCTCTGGATGGTGCCGGTCTCGCTGCTGGTCGTCGGGCCGGCCGAGGAGTTACTGGTCCGTGGCGGCTTGCAGGGCGTGCTCCGGCGGAGTTGGGGGCCGTGGCCGTCGATCGTCGGCGCGAGCGCGCTGTTCGGCTCGCTGCACTACATCGGCGGCGGCAGCGGCGCGCTGGCGTACGTCGCGTTCTCGTTCCTGCTGGGGATCCTGCTCGGCTCCCTCTACGAGCGGACCGGGAACCTACTGGTGCCAGCTATCGCTCACGGCGGCTACAACGCGGTGCTGTACGCGATCCAGTACTGGCAGGTAGCGTAG
- a CDS encoding DUF2298 domain-containing protein → MEWLPVLAYLALVAAFTAIGAPIAAGLFRHLPRKGAAFALPTALVPFAILIFWIGQLTFGLHTLLLGLGIVLAASVLAWRRGARPDWRAVAAMYGVFVVGFGIMLAFRAANPAITAAAGEQFLHFALVNTLERAEQLPPEDVWFAGKPLRYYYGTQLQVASLAMLTGTAMRYGFNLGIATFYGTLFVVAAGVGGALVSRRGGSVRVGGVAGAFFVALGGAATTAIRLVTPYLPDSIRGTVEQAAFGFVAQRFEGGDLATTVANLSKPLDWGWWYTRYVVPGTIQEVPLYSFVKADLHGHTFANPYVLFAAALALAYYVTPAAERRRRLALLFGGLGAVAGLFGFMNTWSLPTAAGLAALAVGAADAHPATLLPASLADRLQPASDPETRAEWLLHELWRVALAAVAAGIVLAIGVAIASPFLIFGHVPSNEGIGFLPPRSPLPAFLVMYGGLVTAFAAYVVARGWPAADDLAIPWLGAAGALLLGAVVAAAVIENFAVLALLGTLIVAGWLLVRSGRAGFGMVLLVAGAGLLAALELAHARLPLIDNPRWNTSLKVGVQAWTLGAAGAAAASVALLREHGSRLAARIDALGKDVSAGPGSRETLTSALTVALVVAVVLATAVFPVMMVAAEIGEPVDEGHYDPSLDGMKAVENFHANEYEALQWLDERSGRPTIVEVPGASYDWTSPASTFSGLPTVVGWDHQAEYRSMDAYERRVRHVDAIYAGDWERAAALLERYDVTYVYVGPNEREVYGDSMRSFDRDAFSVAFEGGAVTIYEVDHAALDESTDGGS, encoded by the coding sequence ATGGAGTGGCTCCCCGTCCTCGCGTACCTCGCGCTCGTCGCGGCGTTCACCGCGATCGGCGCGCCGATCGCCGCCGGGCTGTTCCGGCACCTCCCCCGGAAGGGCGCCGCCTTCGCGCTCCCGACCGCGCTGGTGCCGTTCGCGATCCTGATCTTCTGGATCGGCCAGCTCACGTTCGGCCTCCACACGCTGCTGCTCGGGCTCGGGATCGTGCTCGCCGCCTCGGTGCTCGCGTGGCGCCGCGGCGCCCGCCCCGACTGGCGCGCGGTGGCGGCGATGTACGGCGTGTTCGTCGTCGGCTTCGGGATCATGCTCGCGTTCCGGGCGGCCAACCCCGCGATCACCGCCGCCGCCGGCGAGCAGTTCCTCCACTTCGCGCTGGTGAACACGCTCGAACGCGCCGAACAGCTCCCACCGGAGGACGTCTGGTTCGCCGGGAAGCCGCTGCGGTACTACTACGGCACCCAACTCCAGGTCGCGAGCCTCGCGATGCTGACGGGGACCGCGATGCGCTACGGCTTCAACCTCGGCATCGCGACGTTCTACGGGACGCTGTTCGTCGTCGCCGCGGGCGTCGGCGGCGCGCTCGTCTCCCGCCGCGGCGGCTCCGTCCGCGTCGGCGGCGTCGCGGGCGCCTTTTTCGTCGCGCTCGGCGGCGCGGCGACCACGGCCATCCGGCTGGTCACGCCGTATCTCCCCGACTCGATCCGCGGGACCGTTGAGCAGGCCGCGTTCGGCTTCGTCGCCCAGCGCTTCGAGGGCGGCGACCTCGCCACGACGGTCGCGAACCTCTCCAAACCGCTGGACTGGGGCTGGTGGTACACCCGCTACGTCGTCCCGGGGACGATCCAGGAGGTGCCGCTGTACTCCTTCGTGAAGGCCGACCTGCACGGCCACACGTTCGCGAACCCGTACGTGCTGTTCGCGGCGGCGCTCGCCCTCGCCTACTACGTCACCCCGGCCGCCGAGCGCAGGCGCCGCCTCGCGCTCCTCTTCGGCGGCCTCGGTGCCGTCGCCGGCCTGTTCGGCTTCATGAACACGTGGTCGCTCCCGACCGCCGCCGGGCTGGCCGCGCTGGCCGTCGGCGCCGCCGACGCCCACCCCGCGACGCTATTGCCCGCCTCGCTGGCCGACCGTCTCCAGCCCGCTTCCGACCCCGAGACCCGCGCCGAGTGGCTCCTCCACGAACTGTGGCGGGTCGCGCTCGCGGCCGTCGCCGCGGGGATCGTCCTCGCGATCGGCGTCGCGATCGCCTCGCCGTTCCTGATCTTCGGCCACGTTCCGAGCAACGAGGGGATCGGCTTCCTGCCGCCGCGGAGCCCGCTGCCCGCGTTCCTCGTCATGTACGGTGGCCTCGTGACGGCGTTCGCGGCGTACGTCGTCGCCCGGGGGTGGCCCGCGGCCGACGACCTCGCGATACCGTGGCTCGGCGCCGCCGGCGCGCTCCTCCTCGGCGCCGTCGTCGCGGCCGCGGTGATCGAGAACTTCGCCGTCTTGGCCCTGCTCGGTACCCTGATCGTCGCCGGCTGGCTGCTCGTACGCTCGGGCCGGGCGGGCTTCGGGATGGTGCTGCTCGTGGCGGGCGCGGGGCTGCTCGCCGCGCTGGAGCTTGCCCACGCGCGGCTGCCGCTGATCGACAACCCACGCTGGAACACGTCGCTGAAAGTGGGCGTGCAGGCGTGGACGCTCGGCGCCGCCGGCGCGGCCGCCGCGTCGGTCGCGCTCCTCCGGGAACACGGTAGCCGGCTCGCCGCCCGAATCGACGCGCTGGGCAAGGACGTTTCGGCCGGGCCCGGCTCCCGCGAGACGCTGACCTCGGCGCTGACCGTCGCGCTGGTCGTCGCCGTCGTCCTCGCGACGGCGGTGTTCCCGGTGATGATGGTCGCCGCGGAGATCGGCGAGCCGGTCGACGAGGGCCACTACGACCCCTCGCTCGACGGGATGAAGGCCGTCGAGAACTTCCACGCCAACGAGTACGAGGCGCTGCAGTGGCTCGACGAGCGCTCCGGCCGGCCGACGATCGTCGAGGTGCCCGGCGCCTCCTACGACTGGACGAGTCCGGCGTCGACGTTCTCCGGACTGCCGACGGTCGTCGGATGGGACCACCAGGCCGAGTACCGGAGCATGGACGCCTACGAGCGCCGGGTCCGCCACGTCGACGCCATCTACGCCGGCGACTGGGAGCGCGCCGCGGCACTGCTGGAGCGCTACGACGTGACGTACGTCTACGTCGGGCCGAACGAGCGGGAGGTGTACGGCGACTCGATGCGGTCGTTCGACCGCGATGCGTTCTCGGTCGCGTTCGAGGGCGGCGCGGTGACGATCTACGAGGTCGACCACGCCGCGCTCGACGAATCGACGGACGGCGGTTCCTGA
- a CDS encoding DUF5811 family protein, translating into MNGTDFAGAPGIMGGSSNTVELSPDEKRGLRRAVAGIVSRTESYLPDGYVVGSELTYGSEGPEATVAVRPPAGHPVSAGFQPDAEDIEAGLDDADRDEVAKGLAASAAAQVMYAMGDDPVPVAR; encoded by the coding sequence ATGAACGGCACAGATTTCGCCGGAGCGCCGGGTATCATGGGGGGGTCGTCGAACACCGTCGAGCTCTCTCCCGACGAGAAACGCGGGCTGCGGCGCGCCGTCGCCGGAATCGTCTCCCGCACCGAGTCCTATCTTCCGGACGGCTACGTCGTCGGCTCCGAACTCACCTACGGCTCCGAGGGGCCGGAGGCGACCGTCGCGGTCCGCCCGCCGGCGGGCCACCCCGTCAGTGCCGGGTTCCAGCCTGACGCCGAGGACATCGAGGCCGGGCTCGACGACGCCGACCGCGACGAAGTCGCGAAAGGGCTCGCCGCGAGCGCCGCCGCACAGGTGATGTACGCCATGGGCGACGACCCAGTTCCCGTCGCCCGGTAG
- a CDS encoding PRC-barrel domain-containing protein, translating into MADILAENLSGKAVMGSDGTELGMLYNITMDLKTGELHDLLVSPNEDTPRGKVNFERDEGGRFRVPVSRVQAVKDYIVVQR; encoded by the coding sequence ATGGCCGACATACTCGCCGAGAACCTCTCGGGGAAAGCAGTCATGGGCTCGGACGGCACCGAGCTGGGTATGCTGTACAACATCACGATGGACCTCAAGACGGGGGAGCTCCACGACCTGCTGGTCTCGCCCAACGAGGACACCCCACGCGGGAAAGTCAACTTCGAGCGCGACGAGGGCGGTCGGTTCCGGGTGCCGGTCTCCCGGGTGCAGGCCGTGAAGGACTACATCGTCGTCCAACGCTAA
- a CDS encoding NOB1 family endonuclease, translating into MEVLDTSAFIHEYHTDDEQVSIPLVKEELEGGNEYRFDAMEGAGMELHLPADETVDRVRRAAGETGDADELSETDTRLLATAFELSATLVTDDYAMQNVAEKLDVDVQVIARDGIEEEREWTFQCAGCGREFDDDRERCPICGSDLSRKNPA; encoded by the coding sequence ATGGAGGTCCTCGACACGTCCGCGTTCATCCACGAGTACCACACCGACGACGAGCAGGTCTCGATCCCCCTCGTGAAAGAGGAGTTGGAGGGCGGCAACGAGTACCGCTTCGACGCGATGGAGGGTGCGGGGATGGAGCTCCACCTCCCGGCCGACGAGACCGTCGACCGCGTGCGTCGGGCCGCCGGCGAGACCGGCGACGCCGACGAGCTCTCCGAGACCGACACGCGCCTGCTCGCGACCGCGTTCGAGCTCAGCGCCACGCTGGTCACCGACGACTACGCGATGCAGAACGTCGCCGAGAAGCTCGACGTCGACGTCCAGGTGATCGCCCGCGACGGGATCGAGGAGGAACGCGAGTGGACGTTCCAGTGTGCCGGCTGCGGTCGCGAGTTCGACGACGACCGCGAGCGCTGTCCGATCTGCGGGAGCGACCTCAGCCGGAAGAACCCGGCCTGA